In Zingiber officinale cultivar Zhangliang chromosome 9B, Zo_v1.1, whole genome shotgun sequence, the genomic window GTTTGATCATCAATAAGTTGAACTTTTTCAATAGGAAAGTAGAAGATTTAGTTCTGTACAAAGAAGAGTAAACAGgacgaaaaaaataattaaacatctttAGAATTTGTTGGATTTACAATCACATATGATAGGAGCGATAAAGTGGGGGAAAGAAACTAATTGAACATCTTTTATGGCATTTTGATGGACAGAAAATACTGGCATGACATAAAGGTTGATAAACATTACAAGTTATAAGCTTTTcttgaaaggaaattttatattACGGCTTAATATCCACTAACAATCAAATTAGAATAAGCTCAAATCGTTGACTTAAGAACAAAGTATACTTGTGCTTGAATGCCATGTTAACTATCTGATTTTCTGACCAAACAAGAATATAATAGGGAAAAGGTCAGGACAGGGATGATTAATGACCTGTGCTTGAATGCCATGTAAACTATCTGATTTGGTGAACATTAACTCCACGAAGTTAAGATGTTAAAGAAACATTTTCACAATGAGGGAAACATCGATGACTTTattatatacaaaaatatatgaAGAAATTAAAACCACCAAAAAAGTCTACTTGTCAAATACGCTAGACACTACTCCTTATAGGGAAACATTGCATATCCATACATAATTCCATGTAAATAATAAGCAACTAACCTTCTGGAGCAGCAAATTGTTTTGTTTCTCCATCTCCATGATTTGTCCCATAGTCATCCCAAACCACTCATCAATCCAAGCAAAACAAAGTTTGTGGAATTCTGAAAGTAGTGCCTTCTCACTCTGAGTAGAACCAGATTAACAAACATCTTAAATAATAGAAAAGCCTGTCTCAGAAGAATTAAGATAAGGAAATAATATATCAACAATTAACTCAATCTTGTGGTCATGTAGCATACTGCATTCATCAACGAAATTAAGAATATTCAGAATATTCCCATCTCAACATTGAGATTAGATGATTTCATCAATTATATTTGTAtcaatataccttctgctgcatTTGGGACTTAAAATTTTGCTGGTGAACACAAATACTACTTTATATGTGCTTTCTCTAAGATGCATGTATTTAAGTCCACCTAGCATGTGGAGTGCCTTTACTCTCCAAACTAAAGATGATGATGCCAACAATTTTTCATTGAGAAATATATGGCTCCAGCCTTACCATGGATAAGTTAAAGGCTTTggatctctttcaatctacaattaATATCTTACAGATGCATCTTGCTTTTAACAGATATATGTGAAACCTCTTGTGACTAGTAATAATTTCCACAAGGTTCTCACTTCCTATGCATTACATTTGAAGTCAACTAATATTCTCAATTTTTACCAACATGGATAGGTAGGCTTGCAACACTGAATTTTCTTGAAGCAAAAAGGGAAGAACATTTCCTATATGAAGTTTAGATCTACAATTAAATGTTAAATTCATAAAGATTACATCCATTTATGACTTAGTGTCCATCGAGTTTTTATAAAGTTAATATTACCAAGTTTGTAAGCAGAATCTTCTTTGAATATAATTTATATGATTGTATACAAATATTATACAGTAGTGAAAAAACATGGAACATACCGCAATCATAGCTTCCTCCAAGTGACCACCTATGCCCCAAATAGGAGCATCCATGGTCACTAGTTTGTAGGATGTCATTACTGGATTGCATGTTTCCTACAGATAAAAAAAATGTTCTGATCATATGGAATAGTACAATAAAAAGATTGCTATATTCAAAATCCTTATATGAAAATATACCAATACATAATTCATTGGAGGCTACGTTGAAGAAAAATTAGTACAATTAATGAGACAAATGAAATGCTTGAGTTCCTTTAAATACAATGATGAAACATTAAACATATCAAATAGTCGAAGGATTACCTGCCATCCTTTTGACAGTGGTCCACGCTGAGTCTTTTGTGATATGAACATGGAAAAATCTAATTTTGCAGTACCAATGATCTTACTCCAATAGTTACACGAAACTGCAGCTATATCAATAATTTCCACTTTTCGTTGTGATAGCAATTCTTTGCTTAATCCATGAACCTGTTTATCATTTATCATTTACTTTAGGTAAACAATTAAGATAGTGCACCGCAAActgttctttaaaaatttatgtaAATTCTACTGAGGATGTCAAGAGAATCTGATACATTCTCAGTGCAACCATTGTCGGCCTTGTTAACGGTCTCAATGGTCATGGAGCATTGTTTGATCCGTGAGCACTGTTGACAAGTAATTTGATTAAGTCAACACATATACATGTTTTGTTTATACATTAGCAACAATTAATCCTTTACCTTTACAACTACAGTGCGTTTGTTGGGAATCATGGAAGTAGAGAACAAAGTTAGTATATAATTGGGTAAATTAATCAGAAACATACAACATATGAATCACATGAACCTGATTTGCTTTTGGGGAAGGCACTCCATGATTCTTCTTGTAATGTCAAGGCAGCTGGTGCAAAAGTCCTAAGCCACGGGGGGATTTTGCTGCACATTTATGTTCATTTGAGCTTGATACTTAGAAGAAGATGGATAGTAAACTCCACTTGGATGAAGCATTCAATTGCAAATTTTATACCCTAGATTTTTGTAGTGAATATTTATTTTGCATATAAGTTGTAAAATCTTCACTATCTAGAGTTGAGAAAGTACTATATTAATTTGGAAACCTCATGAAGTGTGCCAAAGTTCATCAACCAATACTATGATCCCTGTTCTTGCTGATGTCTACCATGGCAATCAATGTAACTCGGTGCTTAATGCGGTCCACTTTTCCTAGCACACTGTGTTATGATTGCCAATAATAAGTGCAGGCTTTTGTTAGCTTCTCAATCAGTCTTAGTTTAAACCTTTCTGTATATTTGTACAGAATGGAAACCAAATGTCAAGAAAACCTATGTTAATAAGCCTGCAGCTATCAACATTATGCCAGATATATCCAGCAAAGTGGGTTATAACCATAACAAGAAATAAATATATAGTTTCCTTTTTACATGGGAAGAAGATAGTTGCATTATATCCTGAATTTCTCATCATATTAAACCTACATGGAGTTTCTAATCACATAATCATTATCTACATCATTAGCATGAAGCTGTGTTTCTCCCAAAAATTTGGGGTCACCTACCCTCGTTGGACTCTATGTAAGATCTAAAGACTAGtagaaatcaaattaattaaatcagtATTATTAAGTTGACAAACTGTTTCCTTGGTCTCCCTCTAGACCTTCCACACAGATAGAATCAACTCgcttaattttctttaaatatatgtTCATAGCATATCAACATATTTCTCATTTTACCATTTATTAGAGTTATAGCTAATTGATCTTGAATAAtagtattttgattttatttatgctttcttGGAGTAATCGAATCAAGAGTTATCCAAGGCCGACAATTACCTATCCAGATGATAAACCTTAGACGTATGTTGCCCCTTCCCTAGGTGTTCATCTTCAAATGGAATGCTCTGCAATATCTCCACCCCTTCTTTACTTGTAGTATTCTGCTGCTCCATCTTGAGGATGGTGTACAGACAAGCGATCTCATACTACATGAGATGGATTCCAAGTGTTCAATcgaaaacaaaactaaaaatatGTTTTTCTTTCTTTCGCAATGTAAGAACCAAATTTTCTCTTACCTCTTCCAATGACACGGGCAAAACAAATCGACTGAAGTATCGAAGGTCAAGGAGTACAAACTATCAAAAACCAAAGCCATTCTCTGCATCATAACTCCTTATTTCACGATAGCAAATAAAAGAGACGGAAACCATCCACAAACACATGCATCATCCTTTTTcaaaggaaggaaaaaaaaaaagaagaagagagacAGAGCAAGGCTACAGAAGAACCTAACAATGAAGGATACAACTCTCTTATCAGAACCATGGCTGATGAATCAATCCGATCCTTGGAGAAATAACTGGAGGAAGATGAAGCAAAGGCTCGACCTTTCCTCCAAACTCGAAACCTGCCGCTCCTTCTAGATCATAGCAGGCAGAATCAACATCACAGAATGGCCTGGAAAAAGGTCGAAgctttattttgttttttatttttaggcaaaAGTGACGCTGGGGAGGTACCTACGGTTCCCATGAAGTTGACCATTAGATGTGGTGAAAGCAGAAATGCCATTTTGGATCCAAGTTGCTAATTTTGGGGCTGATATATTGTGACCTTTCATCGATCGGTGCCTCGCTTACGGAAGTGTGTGGATATACCATCACCAACATGCGACGAGTCGAGCAATATACCATGCGCACTTACTAACGTGGTCCGCCCGTTGATTCGGCCTACATCAGCGAGACCTGTAACAAAAGTAATACTATATTGGCGAGGCTCCTCTTGCCTCTTGCGCTTGCGCTTGCGCTTGCTCCTGGCCTTGCGTGCTTAGAGGAAGAGGACAAAATTGATATCGCAGAATTCAGAATTCTTGCCTCGGCATTTTATTTTCCCTGCTGCACTAGACGTATCGGCAAAGCAATATGAAAGATGATGGCACAAAACACCCAACATATtattatattcattaaataaattaaatatttgttGACGAAAATAGATAActgttttattttcttattttatgtttttttttcaaaaaatatttttttttatatttatgatGATTGAATATCTTTTGTGTAAAAAACATATCGTACACGTGTTGAAATCGTGATCATCCATGTTGGGTGATGAATATTAACCGACGGGGTCATATTTTGCAGGATGTTGGCTTAGTATGACAAAACTCATCTAGATAGTATCTCCGTCATTGCGAGCGATTTAGAAATGAAACCCCTTTAGTAGGTGCTGGGTTGGCTCCTGCGGTTATAATGTAATGGTAggatatttaaattatcattcaGGTATTCATGGTTCGAGTCTTAACTATGacaaatttataagaattttttcctctaaatagagcacacaactaaaggatgctgagtaTTCATGGTTCGAGTCTCAACTATGAcgaatttataagaattttttcctCTAAATAGAGCACACAACTAAAGGATGCTGAGCTCTTGCGTTGATCATTGCGAGCTCTTCCCGATTTACTCTGGTAGTCAGTGAAAAATTTTTGAAGGGTCAGGTCAATCATCCCAGACTCGACGTTAATCAGtctgattattattattttttttattagtctcACGGAATAGAAATAGTTTAGTTAGTATTTATATGAGTGATTATTTTAATaggttttgaaaaaatatattactGATGTTTGACTTCTCTTATATAAGAATTGTTGTATTAGGGTCAATGACTATGTGATTTATCCCTTTTTAGAAAGTAAGAGGTATCTCTAAATGAGTTGCTAAGATGATGAATTCATGAACCAAATGGAAAGGCGGAAGCTAGTGGATTTGTTACTCTGCTTACTCGGAGGGTAGattagaaagaaaagaaatttaaaaagggAAAATCTctataggaaaaaataaaaaaagaatccTTCTCGAATAGGGCGATAATAAAGTTAAGTCGAATTAAATTTGGAAATGTTTAAGCTTGTTTAATAAAGTAAATGAGCCGAGCTTATAATGAATCAAGGTTTTTAAATGATTGTTTAAGTTTGGATTGGTTTATTTTTATGAGATTCAACTTGATTCaagtgacaaaaaaaaaaaaaaatgaaacgcTTGCCCCTAACCTTCCCGCcagagctctcaattcaaatttgtttaattattcaaatttttatttgtttgattagttattgagcttgataattcaaatttatttgtttattttaaaattttatttatttatttaattatttgataAGAGTTTTTGTTAATAAACATAGTTCACGAATATTAACGAGTAGAATACatgtgttcaaatttatttatttagtttaaccaATTATGCAAACTTCTACCATTACACGAACAAAAATTTGGAGTTAAAGcttcagaaaattccaaaaatttaaGTCATGAGGTAATTAAAGATTcaactttgaatctaaatctcctTCTTAACAACAAATTAGTCCCCTTTAAtcattcatttcttatttttatcaaGAAAATTACCCTTAAATATTTATCAAGATATTACATAGCGTTAGGAATAGTTAAATAACCTAAGTGTGGCTAAATCAGCTGAATTAAACTCATTTCAACCTAAATCAAAATTGTCAatcaattataatatattttaatcGATTGATTTAAGCTTCCAATCGATTCCGTATATACCAATCAATCACCTGGTCGATCTTGTAAGCTTCTGTGCTTATGAAAATTCACCACCAATTGAttctcctaatcgattggtgtgAAGTAATTGACTGATTCAATTGATTAATGTAACTGaatttttctgatttcaatttagtCTAAAATTCATAAATCCATAAATAATTCTATAAttttccaaaaatcatgaaacttcatgtagatattatttatattacatactatcatgaaaaaattattttctatgaaaatacctcCCA contains:
- the LOC122022344 gene encoding phosphatidylinositol transfer protein 1-like, which gives rise to MVLIREFRFVLPVSLEEYEIACLYTILKMEQQNTTSKEGVEILQSIPFEDEHLGKGQHTSKVYHLDSKIPPWLRTFAPAALTLQEESWSAFPKSKSVVKCSRIKQCSMTIETVNKADNGCTENVHGLSKELLSQRKVEIIDIAAVSCNYWSKIIGTAKLDFSMFISQKTQRGPLSKGWQETCNPVMTSYKLVTMDAPIWGIGGHLEEAMIASEKALLSEFHKLCFAWIDEWFGMTMGQIMEMEKQNNLLLQKTFQKSFSTSKQDAQTKSKHETQKIVDVSSIVPV